One genomic region from Marinobacter szutsaonensis encodes:
- a CDS encoding pirin family protein yields the protein MTLRSVKQIIPALETSDGAGVRIKRSLGQHQSVRLDPFLMLDEFGSAEAADYIAGFPSHPHRGFETVTYMIEGHMLHEDHLGNRGDLRNGGVQWMTAGRGIIHSEMPQQEEGVMRGFQLWLNLPAAEKMTDAGYRDIQPEDIPEISMTGARIKLIAGELTLDGTRHQGAVTGGSTQPLYADIHLDSEGQVTLPVAADHNAMLYLYEGEARLGDQALRRSAANVLGEGDRITVTAGASGARLLLIAGKPIGEPIVQYGPFVMNTREEIEQALRDYRDGRLTA from the coding sequence ATGACGCTTCGCTCCGTTAAACAGATCATTCCCGCACTGGAAACCTCTGATGGTGCCGGTGTGCGTATCAAGCGCTCCCTGGGGCAACACCAGTCGGTCCGGCTGGACCCGTTCCTGATGCTGGATGAATTCGGCTCCGCCGAGGCCGCCGACTACATTGCCGGCTTTCCGTCCCACCCGCACCGCGGCTTCGAGACGGTCACCTACATGATCGAGGGCCACATGCTCCACGAGGATCATCTGGGCAACCGGGGGGATCTCCGCAACGGCGGTGTCCAGTGGATGACCGCAGGCAGGGGCATCATCCATTCGGAAATGCCCCAGCAGGAAGAGGGCGTGATGCGGGGTTTCCAGCTCTGGCTGAACCTGCCGGCGGCGGAAAAGATGACCGATGCCGGTTACCGAGACATCCAGCCTGAGGACATTCCCGAGATCTCCATGACGGGCGCTCGCATCAAACTGATTGCTGGAGAGCTGACCCTGGACGGCACCCGCCATCAGGGTGCGGTCACCGGTGGCAGTACCCAGCCACTGTACGCCGACATCCACCTGGACTCAGAAGGACAAGTGACGCTTCCGGTAGCCGCGGACCACAACGCCATGCTGTATCTGTACGAAGGGGAAGCCCGCCTCGGCGATCAGGCCCTGCGGCGCAGCGCCGCCAACGTGCTTGGTGAGGGTGACCGGATTACCGTCACCGCCGGGGCCAGCGGTGCTCGCCTGCTGCTGATCGCCGGCAAGCCGATTGGTGAACCGATCGTGCAGTATGGTCCGTTCGTGATGAACACCCGCGAGGAAATCGAGCAGGCACTTAGGGACTACCGGGACGGCCGCCTGACCGCCTGA
- a CDS encoding alpha/beta fold hydrolase, translated as MNRVHHRVQSGTITLHAVTEGDPGNEALVLVHGYPDNHHVWDRVVEQLVPDFYLVRYDVRGAGLSDKPGKTRDYRLQQLAGDLEAVVDQLLPGRTFHLAAHDWGSIQSWESVTAGPLMDRIRSYSSISGPCLDQVGYWLREQATDLRGGGTARVLRQLASSWYVFLFQLPVVPETLWRLGLDRAWPGILRKYEGIADARFSELQQGDGMFGVKLYRANFLPRLWRPAPRHARCPVQLIIPRGDNYVGEQLFDQQVRWTGKLTRKEVDAPHWAPLTAPGPVADAIREFAGGQTS; from the coding sequence ATGAACCGGGTCCACCATCGTGTGCAAAGTGGCACTATCACGCTCCATGCCGTCACCGAGGGCGACCCCGGCAACGAAGCTCTGGTGCTGGTTCATGGCTACCCGGACAACCACCACGTCTGGGATCGGGTCGTCGAGCAACTGGTTCCGGATTTTTACCTGGTGCGCTATGACGTCCGGGGCGCCGGGCTTTCCGACAAACCCGGCAAGACCCGGGACTACCGGCTCCAGCAACTGGCGGGGGATCTCGAGGCTGTTGTCGATCAGCTGCTGCCCGGCCGCACCTTTCACCTGGCGGCTCACGACTGGGGATCGATCCAGAGCTGGGAATCGGTGACGGCCGGACCGCTCATGGATCGGATCCGCTCCTACTCCTCGATCTCCGGCCCCTGCCTGGATCAGGTTGGCTACTGGCTGAGGGAACAGGCGACGGACCTGCGAGGCGGGGGCACCGCCAGAGTGCTCCGGCAGCTGGCCAGTTCCTGGTATGTATTCCTGTTCCAGTTACCGGTTGTGCCCGAAACCCTCTGGCGGCTGGGACTGGATCGGGCCTGGCCGGGCATTTTGCGGAAATACGAAGGCATTGCCGATGCCCGCTTCAGCGAACTGCAGCAGGGTGATGGCATGTTCGGTGTCAAACTCTACCGCGCCAATTTCCTGCCCCGGCTGTGGCGCCCGGCACCGCGCCACGCCCGGTGCCCGGTGCAGCTGATCATTCCCAGAGGTGATAACTACGTGGGTGAGCAACTGTTTGACCAGCAGGTGCGATGGACGGGAAAGCTGACAAGGAAGGAGGTGGACGCGCCGCACTGGGCGCCACTGACTGCGCCCGGACCGGTGGCGGACGCAATCAGGGAATTCGCAGGAGGGCAGACGAGTTAG
- the speD gene encoding adenosylmethionine decarboxylase yields the protein METKLQLHGFNNLTKSLSFNIYDICYAQTEEQREAYIDYIDEMYNAERLTQILTDVVKIIGANILNIARQDYEPHGASVTMLIAEHELTDGEANNEESPGPLPDTIVAHLDKSHVTVHTYPESHPHDGVSTFRADIDVSTCGLISPLKVLNYLIHSFDSDVVTVDYRVRGFTRDVDGTKHYIDHDINSIQNYLTEDTQNAYQMIDVNVYQENLFHTKMMLKNFNLDNYVFGVNASDLDPAEAQSIEDRLRREMLEIFYSRNVE from the coding sequence ATGGAAACCAAACTCCAGCTGCACGGTTTCAACAACCTGACCAAATCCCTGAGCTTCAACATCTACGACATCTGTTACGCGCAGACCGAAGAGCAACGCGAAGCCTACATCGATTACATCGACGAGATGTACAACGCCGAGCGCCTGACCCAGATCCTGACCGACGTGGTCAAGATCATCGGCGCCAACATCCTCAACATCGCCCGGCAGGATTACGAGCCCCACGGGGCGTCCGTGACCATGCTCATCGCAGAGCATGAGCTGACCGATGGCGAAGCCAACAATGAGGAATCCCCGGGGCCGCTGCCGGACACAATTGTTGCGCACCTGGACAAGAGCCATGTGACCGTGCACACCTATCCGGAGAGCCATCCGCACGATGGCGTCAGCACCTTCCGCGCGGACATCGACGTATCCACCTGTGGCCTGATCTCGCCCCTGAAGGTGCTTAACTACCTTATCCACAGCTTCGATTCCGACGTGGTCACCGTGGACTATCGCGTGCGCGGCTTCACCCGGGACGTGGATGGCACCAAGCACTACATCGATCATGACATCAACTCGATCCAGAACTACCTGACCGAGGATACCCAGAACGCGTATCAGATGATCGACGTCAACGTGTACCAGGAGAACCTCTTCCACACCAAGATGATGCTGAAGAACTTCAACCTGGATAACTACGTGTTCGGCGTCAATGCCAGCGACCTGGATCCGGCCGAAGCCCAGTCCATCGAGGATCGGCTGCGGCGGGAAATGCTGGAAATCTTCTATTCCCGGAACGTGGAATAA
- the crp gene encoding cAMP-activated global transcriptional regulator CRP: MATIVKPVEQKTKHLDYFLSQCHRRRYPAKSTIIYAGDKSDSLFYIVKGSVTVIIEDDDGREMIMAYLNAGDFFGEMGLFDNMDSRSAWVKAKTECEVAEISYTKFREIAQQDPRVLYFIGEQMASRLRQTTRKVGDLAFLDVTGRVARTLLDLCKEPDAMTHPDGMQIKITRQEIGRIVGCSREMVGRVLKTLEDQGLVRVKGKTMVVYGTR; encoded by the coding sequence ATGGCTACTATCGTCAAGCCGGTTGAGCAGAAAACCAAGCACCTGGACTATTTCCTGTCCCAGTGCCACCGCCGTCGCTACCCCGCCAAGAGCACCATCATCTACGCCGGTGACAAGAGCGATTCCCTGTTCTACATCGTCAAGGGTTCCGTCACCGTGATCATCGAGGATGACGACGGCCGCGAAATGATCATGGCGTACCTGAATGCCGGGGACTTTTTCGGTGAGATGGGCCTGTTCGACAACATGGATTCCCGCAGTGCCTGGGTCAAGGCCAAGACCGAGTGCGAAGTGGCCGAGATCAGCTACACCAAGTTCCGCGAGATCGCCCAGCAGGATCCGAGGGTGCTGTACTTCATTGGCGAACAGATGGCCTCCCGCCTGCGTCAGACCACCCGCAAGGTGGGCGACCTGGCATTCCTGGACGTTACCGGCCGGGTGGCCCGTACCCTGCTGGACCTGTGCAAGGAGCCGGATGCCATGACTCACCCCGATGGCATGCAGATCAAGATCACCCGCCAGGAGATCGGCCGGATTGTCGGCTGCTCCCGGGAGATGGTGGGCCGGGTGCTCAAGACCCTGGAGGACCAGGGCCTGGTGCGGGTCAAGGGCAAGACCATGGTGGTGTACGGCACCCGCTAA
- a CDS encoding aminopeptidase: protein MKQLSQIYLLLLLITGLTGCTTIGYYTQAITGHLDLMTRAEPVPKVIGNAETPADIRDKLALALEARQFAREQLALPVGDAFLEYVQLERPWVVVNLVAVPEFSLEPNRWCYPFVGCQAYRGYFSLEDAREEQARFRADGYDTFIGGVTAYSTLGWFDDPLHSGFTRLSEDRMVALMFHELAHRVVYIAEDTTFNESFATAVELEGLRLWLSQRGEADRFDEALARLQRRNQTLDLVRAATGGLKALYRQSDSLAENILRARKQRILKQLADDYGKLSETWTEPGPFGSAPVTLNNANLALFRQYNQFVPGFRQLLSDHDHDFQAFYRAVEELGQRPPDQRSAALTQLSQRFAENL from the coding sequence ATGAAACAGCTTAGTCAGATCTATCTTCTTTTGCTACTGATAACCGGCCTGACCGGGTGTACGACCATTGGCTACTACACCCAGGCAATTACCGGTCACTTAGACCTGATGACCCGTGCCGAACCGGTGCCGAAGGTTATCGGCAACGCAGAAACACCCGCCGATATCCGGGATAAACTGGCACTGGCGCTGGAGGCGAGGCAGTTTGCCCGTGAGCAACTGGCGCTGCCCGTGGGGGATGCCTTCCTGGAATACGTGCAACTGGAGCGCCCCTGGGTGGTGGTGAACCTGGTGGCGGTCCCGGAATTCTCCCTGGAACCGAACCGCTGGTGCTACCCGTTTGTCGGGTGCCAGGCCTACCGGGGCTACTTCAGCCTGGAGGATGCCAGAGAGGAGCAGGCACGGTTCCGGGCGGACGGTTATGACACCTTCATCGGAGGTGTCACCGCCTACTCCACCCTGGGCTGGTTCGACGATCCCCTGCACAGCGGATTTACCCGCCTCAGTGAGGATCGCATGGTCGCCCTGATGTTCCACGAATTGGCCCACCGGGTGGTCTACATTGCCGAGGACACCACCTTCAACGAAAGCTTCGCCACCGCGGTGGAACTGGAGGGGCTCCGGCTGTGGCTGAGCCAGCGGGGCGAAGCCGACCGGTTCGACGAGGCGCTGGCGCGACTGCAACGCCGGAACCAGACCCTGGATCTTGTCCGCGCCGCCACAGGCGGTCTGAAGGCGCTCTACCGGCAGTCGGATAGCCTGGCTGAGAACATCCTTCGGGCACGAAAGCAGAGAATCCTCAAGCAGCTTGCTGACGATTACGGAAAGCTGTCAGAGACCTGGACCGAGCCCGGCCCGTTCGGCTCTGCCCCAGTCACCCTCAACAACGCCAACCTGGCCCTGTTCCGACAGTACAACCAGTTCGTACCAGGGTTCCGCCAGCTGCTATCAGACCATGACCATGACTTCCAGGCCTTCTACCGGGCGGTGGAAGAGCTGGGCCAGCGTCCGCCGGATCAGCGGAGCGCGGCATTAACCCAGTTGTCACAGAGGTTTGCAGAAAACCTTTGA
- the argA gene encoding amino-acid N-acetyltransferase: MKSNEWLHGFRHSSPYINAHRGRTVVLTIPGDAIEHGNFINIIHDIALLSSLGVRLVVAFGARPQIQARLDSAGAQSRFDRGLRITPEQHLPMVMEAIGGLRAYLESQLSMGLVNSPMHNARIRVSSGNFVTARPVGVLDGVDFGYTGRVRRIDASGIEKLLELGHIVILPPMGYSPTGDSFNLSYEDVGSQVAAAVQAEKLMVFIDDQGLLEEDGTLIRELSVRQASERLAAGTVTGHDADLLKAACDACVKGVRRAHIISYEEDGALLGELFTLDGSGTLVSGDNYEKIRQARVEDLGGILELIQPLEEQGILVRRSREMLETEIDRFVVAERDGTIVGCAALYPYPEESAGELSCFAVDPSYRRAGRGDELLAMIEKLARGQGIQNLFVLTTQTEHWFRERGFLPSSVQSLPGPKLASYNSQRNSKVFCKPL, from the coding sequence TTGAAATCGAACGAATGGCTGCATGGTTTCCGCCACTCATCGCCCTACATCAATGCCCACCGCGGCCGGACCGTGGTGCTGACCATTCCGGGCGATGCCATTGAGCACGGCAACTTCATCAATATCATCCATGATATTGCCCTGCTGAGCAGCCTGGGTGTGCGCCTGGTGGTCGCCTTTGGTGCCCGGCCACAGATCCAGGCCCGCCTGGACAGTGCCGGCGCCCAGTCCCGCTTTGACCGGGGGCTGCGAATCACCCCCGAACAGCATCTGCCGATGGTCATGGAGGCCATTGGTGGTTTACGAGCCTATCTCGAGAGCCAGTTGTCCATGGGGCTGGTCAATTCACCCATGCACAATGCCCGGATCCGGGTCAGCAGCGGCAACTTCGTCACGGCCCGCCCCGTGGGCGTGCTTGACGGCGTCGACTTCGGTTACACCGGCCGGGTCCGGCGGATTGATGCCAGCGGTATCGAGAAACTTCTGGAGCTGGGCCATATCGTGATCCTGCCTCCCATGGGCTATTCACCCACGGGGGATAGCTTTAACCTGTCCTATGAGGATGTCGGCAGCCAGGTTGCAGCGGCGGTTCAGGCCGAGAAGCTGATGGTATTCATCGATGATCAGGGGTTGCTGGAGGAAGATGGCACCCTGATCCGGGAGCTGTCGGTCCGGCAGGCCTCGGAGCGCCTGGCGGCAGGGACAGTTACCGGGCACGATGCGGATCTGCTGAAGGCGGCATGCGATGCCTGCGTCAAAGGCGTGCGCCGGGCACACATCATCAGTTACGAGGAAGACGGGGCGCTGCTTGGCGAGCTGTTTACCCTGGATGGTTCCGGAACCCTGGTCAGTGGTGACAATTACGAGAAGATCCGTCAGGCCCGCGTGGAGGACCTCGGCGGTATCCTCGAGCTGATCCAGCCGCTGGAAGAGCAGGGGATCCTGGTGCGGCGCTCCCGGGAAATGCTGGAAACCGAAATCGATCGCTTCGTGGTGGCGGAGCGGGACGGCACCATCGTCGGCTGCGCGGCCCTTTACCCTTATCCTGAGGAAAGCGCCGGGGAATTGTCCTGCTTTGCGGTTGACCCCTCCTATCGTCGGGCCGGCCGAGGGGATGAGCTGCTGGCGATGATCGAGAAGCTGGCCCGAGGCCAGGGAATCCAGAACCTGTTTGTCCTTACTACCCAGACCGAACACTGGTTCCGGGAGCGCGGTTTCCTGCCTTCGAGCGTCCAGTCCCTGCCTGGCCCCAAACTGGCGTCCTATAACAGTCAGCGCAACTCAAAGGTTTTCTGCAAACCTCTGTGA
- a CDS encoding phosphoribulokinase has product MSKRHPIIAVTGSSGAGTTTTGQIFSRMFASEGLRPAMVSGDSFHRYNREQMARLAAKGQFGERNHFALAANHIDKLEALFYDYGHTGNGRFRRYVHDEDHSLIAAGHKAGTFTPWGPLPADTDLLFYEGLHGGVVSDNYNIAQYVDLLIGVVPIVNLEWIQKIHRDTHKRGYSQEAVVQTIINRMDDYVHDIVPQFSHTHINFQRVPLVDTSNPFVVRDVPTEDESMVVIRFRDPSEVKFTQLLQLIAGSTVSRHDTLVVPGPKMALAMDLVLRPMVQRLMSRRTYG; this is encoded by the coding sequence ATGTCCAAGCGCCATCCGATCATTGCCGTGACCGGCTCCAGCGGTGCCGGCACCACGACTACCGGGCAGATCTTCAGCCGGATGTTCGCCAGTGAGGGGCTGCGCCCGGCCATGGTCAGTGGTGACAGCTTCCACCGCTACAACCGGGAACAGATGGCCCGGCTGGCAGCGAAGGGCCAGTTCGGTGAGCGCAACCACTTTGCCTTGGCCGCCAATCACATCGACAAGCTCGAGGCGCTGTTCTACGACTACGGCCACACCGGAAATGGCCGTTTCCGCCGGTATGTCCACGATGAAGACCACAGCCTGATTGCCGCCGGCCACAAGGCCGGGACGTTTACGCCCTGGGGGCCGCTGCCGGCTGACACCGACCTGCTGTTCTACGAGGGGTTACACGGCGGGGTGGTGAGCGACAACTACAACATCGCCCAGTATGTGGACCTGTTGATCGGGGTGGTTCCCATTGTGAATCTGGAGTGGATCCAGAAGATCCACCGGGATACCCACAAACGGGGCTACAGCCAGGAGGCGGTGGTCCAGACCATCATCAATCGCATGGACGACTACGTCCACGATATCGTGCCCCAGTTCTCCCATACCCACATCAACTTCCAGCGGGTGCCATTGGTAGACACCTCCAATCCATTCGTGGTCCGGGATGTGCCCACCGAGGACGAGAGCATGGTAGTGATCCGCTTCCGGGATCCTTCGGAAGTGAAATTCACCCAGCTGCTGCAACTGATCGCCGGCAGTACCGTCTCCCGCCACGATACCCTGGTAGTTCCGGGACCGAAGATGGCGCTGGCCATGGACCTGGTGCTTCGGCCCATGGTCCAGCGCCTGATGAGCCGACGGACCTACGGCTGA
- a CDS encoding OsmC family protein, with protein MKATIDWTGNASFRATSGSGHSVQIDGPPDHGGENLGPRPMEMLLMGLGGCSAFDVMSILKKSRQDVTACHAELEAERADAVPAVFTRIHLHFVVTGHNLKEKQVQRAVSLSAEKYCSASIMLEKAGVEITHSHEIREAE; from the coding sequence ATGAAAGCAACCATCGACTGGACCGGCAATGCCAGCTTCAGGGCTACCAGTGGCAGCGGCCACAGCGTACAGATTGATGGTCCGCCCGACCATGGTGGCGAGAACCTGGGGCCCCGCCCCATGGAAATGCTGCTGATGGGGCTGGGCGGGTGTTCCGCTTTTGATGTGATGAGTATCCTCAAGAAGAGTCGCCAGGATGTGACGGCCTGTCATGCTGAACTCGAGGCAGAACGTGCTGACGCCGTGCCGGCGGTGTTCACCAGAATCCATCTGCATTTTGTGGTGACCGGGCACAACCTCAAGGAAAAACAGGTCCAGCGGGCGGTGAGCCTGTCGGCGGAGAAATACTGTTCCGCTTCCATTATGCTGGAAAAGGCCGGCGTGGAGATCACCCACAGCCACGAAATCCGCGAAGCGGAATAA
- a CDS encoding DUF1631 family protein, whose amino-acid sequence MDSRERRRSPRQPIKLAAQIDLGAGESWPCQIADFCAEGLFVRYSGDTSRKLDQVLGRGAKPELIVRFRSADGLRAHELHVSIVRRIDGAMGVNFTRSNPEALDAMISQCGGSRHQERSSLHAPNDRIQFVLHQCARAVTQFIEPLMDACFVQMVAGLKQAAQKAANDQLANEFMDASGQIQARQRVIWHHMSRNLESPLKPAPKGFPGSELSIVDKGEFEDWLTIRVMVTKADTQYRGDLLQLKLRLDKLGIANATGHHNPLGPALVCEAFHAGLIQLKLSRDVEKVSLKVFEQTVLQQLGPLYEELNNILIRHGVLPDLDLSKYLSEKTVNKPEPKKTKPPEVRTEAPEADTTRVQSIQEASIGRSGASAGRAGQEFRGYSQAAQTAFATVRNLISTLSASRLAGGDAEPMPFPPNAQPLSAGELQRELQQLQLQAREAVAEEVPLKQRVVERVRESGDHRLNEEQQETLDVVDRFFRSVVESPKLSDYAQSRLRQLEVPVLKVVMRDPAFFDDQDSPVRGVMNRLAQLGVKGGRVNPVVQRRVDELIRKINTDFEQDTGVFEQTVRELDTLIDRQNLVYRRNVERVTAAAEGAQKVAESKKAVAEVLNQRLAGRKVPKAVLSLLDGGWRDLLSLTWIRQGPDSQLWQDYLAVIDSLLAFADDPGSSINLPELLRVIQDGLASISSNHMPSSQIRNELKQFLVRRPDQQPELVEVPPVRTAEEEQRELSDRELRSLQRWINRAQQLRTGDWLRDQENPDKPQYIRLVWVARGFSRFVFVNHQGMRVVELELEALARQMRKGIIVPDNQYERPLVDESIDRMVRKVYDQLSWASTHDELTGLLGRREFERMLDQQLARREDERALVRLDLRRFRILNDTAGYQAGDDALKQVADLLCNHVGDGMPVARLAGNEFAMLVPGEDARETAGNLIKAIEAAEFSFSGRSYRLSASAGIVPTLPGLVNAERWLRASEQALAAAKQQGHGQAVEYVSDEHDQSRQEQIAAKVASLGDLNEERMLLRCQKIIPLHGRTSMSPQYEILISMYDDAGTLITGRDFVRMAERYDRMQAVDRWVVGQMLDWLRERQPDPRHLGGVCINLSGFSLNDQSLLEFIYEKLSQKDAPIERIWFELTEASAINDIDAVAEFIREMKELGCRFCLGNFGSGPSSFNFMRSLPVDLIKIDSAFTSQLTTSETDRAMVRSMVEMAHYMKREVIASRVESREVLDMLRQLGVDYAQGFVVEKPRSLDSLL is encoded by the coding sequence ATGGATTCAAGAGAACGTCGTAGAAGTCCCCGCCAACCCATCAAGCTGGCTGCCCAGATCGATCTGGGCGCCGGTGAATCCTGGCCTTGCCAGATTGCGGACTTTTGTGCCGAAGGTCTGTTCGTTCGCTATTCCGGCGACACCTCCCGAAAGCTGGATCAGGTCCTTGGCCGTGGCGCAAAGCCGGAACTGATCGTGCGCTTCCGAAGTGCCGATGGCCTGCGTGCCCATGAGCTGCACGTCAGCATCGTGCGCCGCATTGACGGTGCCATGGGGGTGAACTTTACGCGCTCCAATCCCGAGGCGCTCGACGCCATGATTTCCCAGTGCGGTGGCTCCCGGCATCAGGAACGCTCCTCCCTCCATGCACCCAATGACCGCATCCAGTTTGTCCTGCACCAGTGTGCCAGGGCGGTGACCCAGTTCATCGAACCGCTCATGGATGCCTGCTTCGTACAGATGGTTGCAGGCCTGAAACAGGCCGCCCAGAAAGCAGCCAATGACCAGCTGGCGAACGAATTCATGGATGCTTCCGGTCAGATCCAGGCCCGGCAGCGGGTGATCTGGCACCACATGTCGAGAAATCTGGAATCGCCTTTGAAGCCGGCCCCCAAGGGTTTTCCCGGCTCGGAACTCTCCATCGTTGACAAGGGCGAATTCGAGGACTGGCTGACCATCCGGGTGATGGTAACCAAGGCGGACACCCAGTACCGTGGTGACCTTCTGCAACTGAAGCTGCGCCTCGACAAACTGGGTATCGCCAATGCCACCGGCCACCACAATCCATTGGGGCCGGCACTGGTGTGCGAGGCCTTCCATGCCGGTCTCATCCAGCTGAAGCTGTCCCGGGATGTGGAGAAGGTCAGTCTCAAGGTGTTCGAGCAGACGGTGCTGCAACAGCTTGGTCCACTGTATGAGGAGCTGAATAACATCCTCATCCGCCACGGTGTGTTGCCGGACCTGGACCTGAGCAAGTATCTCAGCGAGAAGACCGTCAACAAGCCGGAGCCCAAAAAAACGAAACCGCCGGAAGTGCGTACCGAGGCACCCGAAGCGGACACCACCCGGGTACAGTCTATCCAGGAGGCGTCAATCGGCCGGAGCGGGGCTTCCGCCGGGCGGGCCGGCCAGGAATTCCGCGGCTATTCCCAGGCGGCCCAGACTGCCTTCGCCACGGTTCGTAACCTGATCTCCACCCTGTCCGCGAGCCGGCTTGCGGGCGGTGACGCCGAACCCATGCCGTTCCCTCCCAATGCCCAGCCGTTGTCGGCGGGTGAATTACAGCGCGAGCTGCAGCAGCTCCAGCTACAGGCCCGGGAAGCCGTGGCGGAGGAGGTTCCCCTGAAGCAACGGGTGGTGGAGCGGGTTCGCGAGAGCGGCGACCACCGGTTGAACGAGGAGCAGCAGGAAACCCTGGATGTGGTCGACCGTTTCTTCCGCAGTGTGGTGGAGAGCCCCAAGCTCAGTGACTATGCCCAGAGCCGGCTCCGACAGCTGGAGGTGCCGGTGCTCAAGGTGGTCATGCGTGATCCGGCCTTTTTCGATGATCAGGACAGCCCGGTGCGCGGTGTCATGAACCGCCTGGCCCAGCTTGGTGTGAAAGGTGGCCGGGTTAATCCTGTAGTGCAGCGCCGGGTGGATGAACTGATCCGGAAGATCAACACCGATTTCGAGCAGGACACCGGAGTCTTCGAGCAAACCGTCCGGGAGCTCGATACCCTGATTGACCGTCAGAACCTGGTTTACCGTCGCAACGTCGAACGGGTCACCGCCGCTGCCGAAGGTGCCCAGAAAGTGGCGGAATCCAAGAAGGCGGTGGCCGAGGTTCTCAACCAGCGCTTGGCGGGCCGCAAGGTACCGAAGGCGGTCTTGAGCCTGCTTGACGGCGGCTGGCGGGACTTGCTGTCGCTGACCTGGATCCGGCAGGGTCCGGACAGCCAGCTGTGGCAGGATTACCTGGCGGTGATCGATTCGCTGCTGGCCTTTGCCGACGATCCGGGCAGCAGCATCAATCTGCCGGAGTTGCTCAGGGTGATCCAGGATGGCCTGGCGTCGATTTCCAGTAACCACATGCCCTCGTCCCAGATTCGCAATGAGCTCAAGCAGTTCCTGGTGCGCCGCCCCGATCAGCAGCCGGAACTGGTCGAGGTACCGCCGGTCCGCACCGCCGAGGAAGAGCAGCGGGAACTTTCAGACCGCGAGCTGCGCAGTCTCCAGCGCTGGATCAACCGTGCCCAGCAACTGCGGACCGGAGACTGGTTGCGGGACCAGGAAAATCCTGACAAGCCCCAGTACATCCGGCTGGTCTGGGTTGCCCGGGGCTTCAGTCGGTTCGTGTTTGTGAACCACCAGGGGATGCGGGTGGTGGAACTGGAACTGGAGGCGCTGGCACGGCAGATGCGCAAGGGCATCATCGTGCCGGATAACCAGTACGAACGCCCGCTGGTGGATGAGAGCATCGATCGGATGGTGCGCAAGGTCTATGATCAGCTGTCCTGGGCGTCCACCCACGACGAGCTGACCGGCCTGCTGGGGCGGCGGGAATTCGAGCGCATGCTGGACCAGCAACTGGCCCGGCGGGAAGACGAGCGGGCATTGGTGCGGCTGGATCTCCGGCGCTTCCGGATTCTCAACGATACCGCCGGCTACCAGGCCGGGGACGATGCCCTGAAGCAGGTGGCCGATCTTCTGTGCAACCATGTGGGCGACGGCATGCCGGTGGCTCGCCTGGCCGGCAATGAGTTTGCGATGCTGGTGCCGGGAGAGGATGCCCGGGAAACCGCCGGTAACCTGATCAAGGCGATCGAGGCCGCCGAATTCAGTTTCAGTGGTCGCAGCTACCGGTTATCCGCCAGTGCCGGTATCGTGCCGACCCTGCCGGGCCTGGTGAATGCCGAGCGCTGGCTGAGGGCGTCGGAACAGGCGCTGGCTGCGGCCAAACAGCAGGGCCATGGCCAGGCGGTGGAATACGTGTCGGATGAGCATGATCAGTCCCGTCAGGAACAGATCGCCGCCAAGGTCGCCAGTCTCGGAGACCTGAACGAGGAGCGCATGCTGTTGCGGTGCCAGAAGATCATTCCCCTGCACGGGCGGACCTCCATGTCGCCCCAGTACGAGATCCTGATCAGCATGTATGACGACGCCGGCACCCTGATCACGGGTCGGGATTTCGTCCGCATGGCCGAGCGTTATGACCGCATGCAGGCGGTTGATCGCTGGGTGGTCGGGCAGATGCTCGACTGGCTGCGGGAGCGGCAGCCGGATCCCCGCCACCTCGGCGGTGTGTGTATCAACCTGTCCGGTTTCAGTCTGAATGACCAGTCCCTGCTGGAATTCATCTACGAGAAGCTGAGCCAGAAGGACGCACCTATCGAGCGCATCTGGTTTGAACTCACCGAGGCGTCCGCCATCAATGATATCGACGCGGTGGCGGAGTTCATCCGCGAGATGAAGGAACTGGGCTGCCGGTTCTGCCTGGGCAATTTCGGCAGTGGCCCCAGTTCGTTCAATTTCATGCGCTCCCTGCCGGTGGACCTGATCAAGATCGACAGTGCCTTCACCAGCCAGCTCACCACCAGCGAGACGGACCGGGCCATGGTGAGGTCCATGGTGGAGATGGCGCACTATATGAAGCGGGAGGTGATCGCCTCCCGGGTTGAATCCCGCGAGGTTCTGGATATGCTGAGGCAGTTGGGCGTGGATTACGCCCAGGGATTCGTGGTGGAAAAGCCCCGTTCCCTCGACAGCCTTCTGTAA